The following are encoded in a window of Planctomycetaceae bacterium genomic DNA:
- a CDS encoding DUF1549 domain-containing protein gives MVLRSCLTYTRFGFGLTALVLSAAIGSSASHAADKDEMASVAVRYGDAAFQDSPDFQKHVSPLLGKLGCNGRACHGSFQGRGGFRLSLFGYDFKSDHDELTGRIDPDDATASLILTKPLMQDPHEGGRRLNEGSWEHHLLLSWIRNGSAGIDGDPIKLQSLEVTPREIQFQAEGESTQLKAVAVWADGSREDVTTLCRFQTNDDLIADIDAEGKVLSGATGDTHVVVFYDSAVIPIPVMRPVTDRIGENYPETPTPTKVDELIVQKLRKIGVVQSDLCTDAEFLRRASLDATGTLPTPDEVRSFLADTSPDKRSRKIDELLERPGYVAWWTTQLCDFTGNSDEQLNNVTPVRSAASQQWYDWIFKRVQENAGYDDIVEGIVLAVSREPGETYEEYCQNMSDLNRPQPKGEFADRSFLPHYWARRNFRTSEDRVIGFAYTFLGSRIQCAQCHKHPFDQWTQDDFKQFEGFFKNTNGNSTAPHNGIRKQYNEMTAQLSGTDGLKGNQLRNQFAKLLREGKTVPFGEVIPTPVASNARAKGKGRREAAPNAGPTAKLLGGEVIQLADYEDVRKPLMDWLRSPENPLFAKAFVNRVWASYFNRGIVHPSDDLNLANPPSNAELLDYLAKGFIENDFDMKWVHRSILNSRTYQLSWVPNATNRLDEKNFARAIPRRLPAEVVWDMMAQALANNETNQAIVSSLDDRALAIAGANSRQDRSAAAYALTVFGRSIRESNCDCDRSSEPSLLQTIFIRNDGQLLAMMDDRQGWLAEVAKQHNLNFSASGNDAQAAAASRRLEQAKERYQNQVKLIRRNLEKARKAENQKEIDRLQAQLRRLKDQAESNGLADISDSKVSDDHATKRTALPKGWDSVKLVTEAYLRSLSREPETSELEIAQQFIEQADDPIDGLRSVVWSLLNTKEFIVNH, from the coding sequence ATGGTTCTAAGGTCTTGCCTGACGTACACCAGGTTTGGATTCGGGTTGACGGCGCTGGTGCTCTCAGCAGCAATCGGAAGTTCCGCTTCCCACGCCGCCGATAAGGACGAGATGGCCTCGGTCGCCGTACGCTACGGCGACGCAGCGTTTCAGGATTCTCCCGACTTTCAAAAGCATGTGTCTCCACTGCTTGGCAAACTTGGATGCAACGGCCGCGCGTGTCATGGCTCGTTTCAGGGACGAGGCGGGTTTCGTCTTTCTCTGTTTGGCTATGACTTCAAGTCGGATCACGATGAACTCACCGGACGGATCGATCCGGATGATGCCACGGCAAGTCTGATTCTCACAAAACCGTTAATGCAGGATCCTCACGAGGGTGGGCGTCGCCTGAACGAGGGAAGCTGGGAGCACCATTTGCTCCTCTCATGGATCAGAAATGGATCCGCGGGAATAGATGGCGATCCGATTAAACTTCAATCCCTTGAAGTGACTCCACGGGAGATTCAGTTTCAGGCAGAAGGTGAAAGTACGCAGCTGAAAGCGGTCGCAGTCTGGGCGGATGGATCTCGTGAGGATGTCACTACACTCTGCCGATTCCAGACGAATGATGACCTGATTGCTGATATTGATGCAGAAGGCAAAGTCCTGTCCGGAGCCACTGGTGATACCCATGTTGTGGTGTTTTATGACAGCGCAGTGATTCCGATTCCGGTGATGCGTCCCGTCACCGACAGGATTGGCGAAAACTATCCGGAGACTCCAACGCCGACAAAGGTCGATGAACTGATCGTGCAGAAACTCCGTAAGATCGGAGTTGTACAGTCCGACCTCTGTACCGATGCTGAATTCCTGCGTCGCGCTAGTCTGGATGCCACAGGCACGCTGCCAACTCCCGATGAAGTTCGAAGTTTTCTGGCCGACACTTCTCCCGATAAGCGTTCCCGCAAGATCGACGAATTGCTCGAACGCCCCGGTTATGTGGCCTGGTGGACAACACAGCTTTGCGATTTCACCGGCAATAGCGACGAACAATTGAACAACGTGACTCCTGTTCGATCAGCCGCCTCCCAGCAGTGGTACGACTGGATCTTCAAACGAGTGCAGGAGAACGCTGGTTATGACGACATCGTCGAAGGAATCGTACTGGCCGTCAGCCGCGAACCGGGCGAAACGTATGAAGAGTATTGCCAGAACATGAGCGACCTGAATCGGCCACAGCCGAAAGGCGAATTCGCCGATCGTTCGTTCCTGCCCCACTACTGGGCTCGCCGAAACTTCAGGACCTCAGAAGATCGAGTCATCGGGTTTGCTTACACTTTCCTGGGTTCACGTATCCAGTGCGCGCAGTGTCACAAGCATCCATTTGATCAGTGGACACAGGACGATTTCAAGCAGTTCGAAGGCTTCTTCAAGAACACCAACGGTAATTCGACGGCACCTCACAATGGGATCCGCAAGCAGTACAACGAAATGACAGCCCAGCTGTCCGGTACCGATGGACTCAAAGGTAACCAGCTGCGAAATCAGTTTGCGAAACTACTGCGAGAAGGAAAGACGGTTCCATTCGGAGAAGTGATTCCAACTCCTGTTGCATCCAATGCGAGAGCAAAGGGTAAAGGAAGACGCGAAGCCGCTCCGAACGCCGGCCCGACAGCAAAATTACTCGGCGGGGAAGTCATTCAGCTTGCAGATTACGAAGACGTCCGAAAGCCACTCATGGACTGGCTTCGTTCTCCAGAGAACCCCCTGTTTGCAAAGGCGTTTGTTAATCGTGTCTGGGCGAGCTACTTCAATCGCGGCATCGTGCATCCATCCGATGACCTGAATCTTGCCAATCCACCGAGCAATGCAGAACTGCTGGATTACCTGGCAAAGGGATTCATTGAGAACGACTTTGATATGAAGTGGGTTCATCGATCGATTCTGAATAGCCGTACTTATCAGTTGAGCTGGGTTCCCAACGCGACCAATCGACTTGATGAAAAGAACTTCGCACGTGCCATACCCCGCCGGCTGCCAGCCGAAGTCGTCTGGGATATGATGGCCCAGGCTCTGGCAAACAACGAAACGAATCAGGCTATTGTTTCGAGTCTTGATGACCGGGCACTGGCCATTGCCGGAGCAAATTCTCGTCAGGACCGGAGTGCTGCTGCGTACGCTTTGACCGTTTTCGGGCGATCGATTCGAGAAAGCAATTGTGATTGCGATCGCTCCTCAGAACCAAGTCTGCTTCAGACAATCTTCATTCGCAACGATGGGCAACTTCTGGCAATGATGGATGACCGTCAAGGATGGCTCGCCGAGGTTGCGAAGCAACACAACCTGAATTTCTCGGCCTCTGGAAATGATGCTCAGGCAGCTGCAGCGTCACGACGCCTGGAGCAGGCGAAAGAGCGTTATCAGAATCAGGTCAAGCTGATTCGGCGGAACCTGGAGAAAGCCAGGAAAGCCGAAAACCAGAAAGAGATTGACCGGCTGCAGGCCCAGCTGCGCCGACTGAAGGATCAGGCCGAATCGAACGGGCTGGCAGACATTTCAGACTCGAAAGTGTCTGATGATCATGCAACGAAAAGAACGGCCCTCCCCAAAGGCTGGGATTCCGTGAAGCTTGTCACTGAGGCATATCTTCGCTCGCTCTCTCGTGAGCCTGAAACCAGCGAGCTGGAGATTGCACAGCAATTTATCGAACAGGCAGACGATCCGATTGACGGTCTGCGGAGCGTTGTCTGGTCTTTACTGAATACCAAAGAGTTTATTGTCAACCACTAG
- a CDS encoding SpoIIE family protein phosphatase, with product MARIVLLKDGQTVPYELGSFPARLGRHPDCDIQLDSNMVSRFHAQLVQESGRIYLEDLGSGNGSFVNGRQVEKHQPSPLKDGDRIKLGPLKFRFEDELNRSGSSILDFGLNVADGGTSTIMGSASAKGYGLLEVRPEEKLKGILKINQSLAGLIDLNEIAPRVLDALFDIFPQADRGSIMIRDERLGKFVPAAQKRRSEADDESVRLSRTVLERVLNDKAGILSADAASDFRFSASESISSLTIHSMMCVPLLDMEGEPFGVINLDSQNPMKRFTDDDLEILLAVGSQAAHSYENARLLQTYLDKQKQDKEMRIASNVQRALLPEKLPDVPGYRFFASYDAAQEVGGDYFDCFMISRTKVCISFGDVAGKGVPGALIMSRMSSVVQNTMTFTDDVATAIARINSHMCHNMVEGRFVTYILGVIDLETNTITLANAGHMSPLIRKPNGDVEEFEDAMIGIPVGIMDDYPYEVHQRKIAPGELFVLITDGVDEAMDPDGDLYTKDRVKEFVRAGSTDPDELGKALLADVRKHANGRPQNDDITIMTFGRLP from the coding sequence ATGGCTCGAATTGTTCTCCTGAAAGACGGTCAGACGGTTCCCTACGAACTGGGGTCATTCCCGGCGAGGCTGGGGCGGCATCCTGACTGTGACATCCAGCTGGATTCCAACATGGTTTCGCGATTCCACGCGCAGCTGGTTCAGGAATCCGGCCGCATCTACCTGGAAGACCTGGGGAGCGGAAATGGATCGTTCGTCAATGGTCGGCAGGTCGAAAAACATCAGCCGTCACCACTCAAGGATGGAGACCGAATCAAACTCGGCCCACTCAAATTTCGCTTCGAAGATGAGCTGAACCGCAGTGGCTCATCGATTCTGGACTTCGGCCTCAATGTCGCGGATGGCGGAACGTCCACGATTATGGGCTCCGCGTCAGCCAAGGGATACGGGCTGCTGGAAGTGCGCCCGGAAGAGAAGCTTAAGGGCATACTGAAGATCAATCAAAGCCTTGCCGGGTTGATTGATCTGAACGAAATCGCCCCAAGGGTCCTGGATGCTTTGTTTGACATCTTTCCTCAGGCGGACCGCGGATCGATCATGATTCGTGACGAACGACTGGGAAAGTTTGTTCCGGCCGCCCAAAAGCGGCGATCCGAAGCCGATGATGAATCAGTTCGATTAAGTCGAACGGTCCTGGAGCGTGTGCTCAATGATAAGGCAGGCATCCTTTCTGCCGACGCCGCAAGTGATTTTCGCTTCAGCGCCAGCGAGTCGATTTCGAGTCTGACGATTCACTCAATGATGTGCGTGCCGCTGCTGGACATGGAAGGCGAACCGTTTGGCGTCATCAATCTGGACAGTCAGAATCCGATGAAACGCTTCACGGATGATGATCTGGAGATCCTTCTGGCCGTCGGATCTCAGGCCGCCCACTCGTACGAGAATGCAAGACTGCTGCAGACGTATCTTGACAAGCAAAAGCAGGACAAGGAGATGCGTATTGCAAGTAATGTGCAACGAGCTCTTTTGCCCGAGAAACTACCGGACGTGCCGGGATATCGCTTCTTCGCCTCCTACGATGCTGCTCAGGAAGTCGGTGGGGACTACTTTGATTGTTTCATGATCAGCAGGACGAAGGTTTGTATTTCGTTCGGTGATGTTGCGGGAAAAGGAGTCCCGGGTGCGCTGATCATGTCACGAATGTCCAGCGTGGTTCAGAATACGATGACGTTCACAGACGACGTCGCCACTGCGATCGCGAGGATCAACTCGCACATGTGTCACAACATGGTGGAAGGGCGATTTGTTACCTATATTCTGGGCGTGATTGATCTGGAGACAAACACCATCACTCTGGCGAACGCCGGGCACATGTCCCCTCTGATCAGAAAGCCCAATGGTGATGTTGAAGAGTTTGAGGATGCCATGATTGGCATACCAGTAGGAATTATGGATGACTATCCATACGAAGTGCATCAGCGAAAAATAGCCCCCGGTGAACTTTTTGTGCTGATAACAGATGGCGTTGACGAAGCGATGGACCCGGATGGAGATCTATACACGAAGGATCGAGTCAAAGAATTCGTCAGAGCCGGCTCAACTGATCCGGACGAGCTTGGCAAAGCCCTGCTGGCAGACGTCCGCAAACACGCGAACGGTCGACCGCAAAACGATGACATTACGATTATGACATTCGGGCGGTTGCCTTAA
- a CDS encoding alpha/beta hydrolase-fold protein, with amino-acid sequence MFDKLKDMFNSNSPRGAGEYQSGRVGGLNDAEILSRWQTQTVDGRRVDVFHPAPVDSATKPDAAVLFLHGHGQVMLNENPVYSRLLLENNLIAVCPDGKRSWWLDLVCPEFDQLQTPQSWLIQTLLPFIEQQFGIATPRIAVSGVSMGGQGALQLAYRYASRFPVVAAISPAVDFHQLYGNGLPLDDIFPDIETCRQHTVVLNLHPLAWPRYQFFCCDPMDHDWYEGCARLAMKLSSSGILHERDLETSAGGHSWDYFNYMAAPVFQHIRKGLSGVI; translated from the coding sequence ATGTTCGACAAACTCAAAGACATGTTCAATTCAAACAGCCCCCGTGGGGCCGGAGAATACCAATCAGGCAGGGTAGGGGGATTGAACGATGCCGAGATCCTTTCGCGATGGCAAACGCAAACGGTAGATGGCCGACGGGTGGATGTCTTTCATCCTGCCCCGGTTGATTCAGCGACAAAGCCCGACGCGGCCGTGCTTTTCCTGCATGGACATGGCCAGGTGATGCTGAACGAAAACCCTGTTTACAGTCGGCTGCTCCTCGAAAATAACCTGATTGCTGTATGTCCGGATGGAAAACGAAGCTGGTGGCTGGATTTGGTTTGTCCTGAGTTCGACCAGCTGCAAACCCCTCAGAGTTGGCTGATCCAGACGCTCCTCCCATTCATCGAACAACAATTTGGAATAGCGACACCGCGAATCGCCGTGTCCGGAGTCAGCATGGGTGGGCAGGGAGCTTTACAACTGGCCTATCGGTACGCCAGCAGATTTCCAGTGGTCGCCGCAATCTCACCTGCCGTGGACTTCCACCAATTATACGGAAATGGCCTTCCACTCGATGACATCTTCCCGGACATCGAAACATGTCGGCAACACACAGTGGTGCTCAATCTGCATCCGCTCGCGTGGCCACGTTATCAGTTCTTCTGTTGTGACCCCATGGACCATGATTGGTACGAAGGCTGCGCGAGACTGGCAATGAAGCTTTCGTCATCAGGAATCCTGCATGAAAGGGATCTGGAAACATCAGCGGGCGGGCATTCATGGGACTATTTCAACTACATGGCCGCCCCGGTGTTTCAGCACATCCGAAAGGGACTATCAGGAGTGATTTAA
- a CDS encoding sigma-70 family RNA polymerase sigma factor — MAESDKEQPAPQRHPAVERACVDFAVELKSLLAGMLRSKDLAEEAYQRTVVKAMQASFQVREETLRGWLFRIAVNEARLLRREAKRDTDRIQKAVEQGSFEWLKDLLGSCGSAEQSAMREEVIEKVRKCLAQLPPKQQLVIHQRIFIGKAFSEIAGDIDVPLGTVLTWMRRGLEQLRNDAELQDLW, encoded by the coding sequence TTGGCGGAGTCGGATAAAGAACAGCCTGCACCACAACGGCATCCCGCGGTTGAACGTGCCTGTGTCGACTTCGCTGTGGAACTGAAATCCCTTCTGGCGGGGATGTTGCGAAGTAAAGATCTGGCAGAAGAAGCCTATCAGCGCACTGTAGTGAAGGCGATGCAGGCGTCCTTTCAGGTACGAGAAGAGACTCTGAGAGGCTGGCTGTTTCGGATTGCGGTCAATGAAGCGCGTTTACTGCGTCGAGAGGCGAAGAGAGATACCGATCGAATTCAGAAAGCAGTGGAACAGGGCTCTTTCGAGTGGCTGAAGGATTTACTTGGTTCTTGTGGGTCGGCAGAGCAAAGTGCAATGAGGGAAGAGGTTATCGAGAAGGTCAGGAAATGCCTCGCACAGCTTCCACCAAAACAGCAACTTGTCATCCACCAGCGAATCTTCATCGGAAAAGCTTTTTCGGAGATTGCCGGGGATATTGATGTTCCGCTGGGGACCGTTTTGACCTGGATGCGTCGCGGATTGGAACAATTGAGGAATGATGCAGAACTTCAGGACCTTTGGTGA